GGCTTGGCTGATCAGCCAAAAGGAGCCATGCTGATCGGCCCAGGGCCTCCTGGCACCCATTCATGCTTAGCTTCCACGAACCTTCCTCTACAACTACATAAAGGCTAAGTTTCTGAAGATAAGGTAGGATGATCTTGGATCAATATTAAGCAAGCAGAAGATTTCGAGGGTTATCAATAACAATTCGTATTGCAAGGATATCCACGTGCTAGACTAACatacaagtgaaaagaagacttCATAACAGTAGAGAAGTCTTGGAAACGAAGGAGGGCACGAGAGGATGAAAGGATGGGCTAGGCCGATTGGCATGGACCCCCTGTGTCGATCGGCACATGCCGTTCCATTGCAGCGGCTCTAAGGAGCTCTATGTGTGCATGCGAGATGATCAGAATGGTTACTCGATCGATAGATGACATGCACACATTGGCGGCCATGTGCTATTACTATTGTGGAGAGCTTGGCATATACGCAATGAGATGACACACTCGTCCAGGAGAACACCAATCACTGCATCCATGAAAGTCCTGGAGAACTATTGGGAGTCTCTGTGTTCAACAACAGGGAGGTGATGTAATAAAATGGAAAAAGCCGATGTGGGTGCCTTGCTCAATGGAGCCTACTTATATTTACATTGGAAACCTCCGGAGGAGAGTTCGGTCAAGGTAAATGTGGACGGCGCTTCTCAGGTGATGTCGGCATTGAAATTGGTATCAGAGACCATATAAGGGTGTAGTGCTGCTATCCTCATGGCGAGTAATCCACTTGCCACCAGTACAGAGGAGGTCGAGATGCGTAGCATGCAATGAGGTCTGAGCCTTGCAGTAGAGTGGGTGTGAAAACCAACATGTCCAGTGGCGGATCCAGGGGCCTCGAGTCCCCTCCCCCTACCGCCAGAACCATGGAACCCCCCACCTGAGCGccaaacacccccccccccccaccccccccccccccccacccccccaaaaaaacaaaagttcATCCATGGAAGAACTCTGTACAGAGGTTGAAGACGATGAGATACTTGCGTCTTAGGACCGACAAAAGACTGGACTAAAATGAAGTTGGCAATTGGACTTTGAAGAAGTGAAATAAAGGTCCGTTGCAGGCACTTCCGGCCAAGCCAGCCTTCTCCCGCAACTCCCCTTCGGCCTTTCGAGTTCACAGACGCACCAAGCACGGCTCGCTAGCGGCAACGGGCGACGTCGACAGGCGACAACGCTCCATGGACAGGACTGCAGGAGCGGCGTGGGGCGCACGGCAGCTACGCGGCAACGCCTGCAGGCAGCAGAAGGCCGGCACGGCTGCACGCCTGCTgccggcaggcaggcaggagcAACTTTTTTCTGGATCCCCCCTCTGATTGTCTAGATGTGTACCTGTTCCATACGGGAAAAAAGGCTAGTCAAtgttcacccccccccccccccccccccccccccccccaactttTTTCTGGATCTCCCCTATGATTGTCTAGATGTGTTAAATATTTTGACCAAACCAAGTCTGCATAGAACTTCATCGGGTTTCATTGCTAGCTAGAGAGGCCTTGGAGTTTGGGGATCGTCTACCAAAGTTAGCTAGCTATAACATGCAGGGAGAGAGCAGAACATAGTTTTGCATGAGCTCACTCAAATAGCTAAACACTTGGACCATTGTGGTGTATGGCATAATCGTGTGCCGGTGTGTGTCAAGCAATTGGTTGCTCAAGATTGTAACGATACTCTGAGTAATAACCAATAAAGCTCTCTCTTTACTCGAAAAAAAACTagcggccgtgcgccggccgTGCCCGGTCACCAAACGGCTCAAGATGGATTGTTGCACTACAATTTTGATTGCACAACTTCTTCAGCGCACGTCCCCTCGCCTCTAGCCATCTCCCTTGCCAGTGTCCTCACCACACCGGATCCACAACTTATTTTATGTTACAAGAAGGGAAAAAATAGGTTTGCAATTGCCATGACAATTCCATTTGCGAGGGATACACGTCATCTCATTCTACCAAAAATGATACCGCACATCAGCACCAACCAATCGGCATATGCCCAAAAAGCGAGAAGGCAATCAACAAACTGTTAATGTTAACGTCACAACGTGAACATTGATGGGTGCGTTGGTACCAAACCACCATGTGTTTACAAAGTTACTACATTGCTAAGTCAGAGAGGGCAATCTACTACTCGTGCAGCATGCTGTTGCCACATGGAACAGATGATTGTTGAAACTTTGATAGGGTTCTTTTGAAGTAGAAATAGAGCACTATCATAACAATTCGCACAATACAGAGTGTATGTTCTGTGGTTTTTGATAACTTTGAACCATTTTGACATATTCACTTTTCAGGTAGCTCGTTCGCTTTCGCCCAGAGGAAGACATATGTCCCCACAATCACCAGTATTGTCCCAATGAGGCTGCAGGTTCAGAGGAAATTAAGAAGAACAACACAATAAAATCAGTCCTGACATAATTCCATCAAATTGAACAATACATTGTGCATCTCATTTCAAGATTAACGTATCTTTGTGAGATGGCAAAAGTAGAAGTACCCTTTTCTGTACTTAATAAACAATAACAAAAATAGAACATGGAGGTGGAGAGAAAAACAGTAACAGACCTTCCAATGGTGATGTCGTCACCTATGAAGATGGAGCCCAGGACAACAGTAAAGACTACAGATAATGGGCTGAACATTGGAGGGTAGGACGGGCCTTTCTTAGCCACAGCCCACGAGTTCAAGCTATATTTTCCTGCAGTTGCAAGTGCCCCCTGCACCGAGTGGTATAGTGTAATGTTATTTCCCTTGCAACAGGTTGaatgaattttattttttttcatcgcTTAAATAAGCTTCATCTGTCATTATTGTCAATTACTCCAAATTGAAAAGCTACTTTTCAACTCTAATTAATTGGTGCCTACATCATACACATACAGCTCCACTAGCTCCAGCAGTGATAGCATTGTGCACTGCAAATCATCGAAGTTGTGTTAGAAGTTTTGATCAGTTACCGAGTACACGATGGTCACAAGGTTTATATCCCATCCTATCTTCCAGGCGTTCTTGTCCCTTCTCAGTATAACTCCAGCAAGTGCAGTTTGAAACCCTCCAACCAAGCACGTGGCCATGGACGACCAATATTTGTATGGATACACCTTGAGAACCTTAGACTGCAACCGCATATAAAAAAGCAAAAATGTGAGCCAAATTTACTCCATATATAGTTAAAAAAAAGAGGCATCATTACCTGAATTAGATACCAGCAAGCAAACATGAAGCTGCTGGCTGCCAACAAGATTGTTCCACGTAGATGATGACTTGCAACATCCACATCCTCTTCATTATGGCGGTGAAGAATAGGGTTCCATAGATGCAAAATCTTTCCCTTGTATAGGCTGATGATCATTGTGCCCCCGACAGAGAGCAAAACCCCAGCAATCTTAAGCAATCCTAGCATGCTTCTGATGTGCAATGCCTCCAttctaatgcaagaacaatATATACAGGCACGTCATTTTCAGGTCAAGtttatatatttgttttttaaTAGCAAATTATGTGCCGTGCCCTTGTGGAGGCGTCTCTCTGAAGGACTTATTCGTAGCGGTGCTATTCATGTGCATACGGTTCCCTAATTCAGAATGTTTATTAATTGGCAGCTACTGGTATCTTGCATATTCTCACATCCTATTTAGATGAAAGTGAGGATGCTTATTGCATCGGTCTTGGTTTGGTAGTCAGACCACCAACATATAGAGTTATTATTCTTCCCTAATGTTGGATTTGGGTTACGTCGACGTTATGAAACAAGCCATGAAAGTGCTCTCAAACAATAATTTGAAGATTTTGGAATTTCAACTTTTCCTTTTAGTTTGTTGTTTATCTTTGGTACTACAAAGCTTCTCATGTCTTGCTACATGTCTCTCTTGAATCATGTGCCTAATCTTGTAATGATTATGGTCTCCAAAGATAGCTGAAGCCAGAAATATATTATTTATCTTGAAAAAAGTAGTAAATTATGTATGTGTATGCATTTGAAGTACGACGTCAAGGTGAACATAGGCAAGAAATTGAGTGGGAGTTGCTTTTAAAATATTGAGAATTCAGATTTGGGATAGGAGGGAGATGGTGGGGGCAGCAtatgcgcccccccccccccccccccccctctcgcGACTATAACATAGGCACGTCTCTGTATAATGAAGCAGCACAGTTAGAGAAGCGGCCATGTACATGGTACAAAACTGAAACTCTACCTGAGCACGAAGGAGAGGATGAAAGTTGTCAGGGGAATTATATTCAGGAATATGATGGCGTAGGATGCCGTCGTATCTTGCAAGCCATAGTAATATAGGCTCATCGGTACGGCATACCTGCGCGACATTCAGGTAGAGTATAGGTCAGCACACCATGATGTTCGAATTTATATCCCTAAAGACTTTGAGCTTTCGTAAGTACTAACAACTCTTTGAAACAAGAACGTTCAGATTGAATATAAAAACAAAGTTTGTACTTTGTAGGTATGCCTCAGCTCAGTGCTattttagtactccctccgtcctaaattactgtttattttgaccaaattactatccgttttagcttttccagatacatagcttttgctatgcaccaagatatatattatgtctagatgcgtAGCATatactatgtacctagaaaatccaaaatgaatagtaatttaggatggaggtaGTAGCATTGTACTTCTTATAATCTTTTATATTACAACAAACTGGaatattccctccatcccaaattactactcTGTGGGGACCGCCCTCGAACGTCCACACTTGAGCAATACAGTGCCATGCTCTGGATCAGTATCTGGCACCAGCGTATATCGGAATGATTATCAAAGTATGAAGAAGAGAAAATAGAGGGAGTTATGGTGGTGTCTTCTTCACCTTTTGGGAATATCAAGCAGCAAACAATAAATAGCGGTAGGACGGAAGCTGACTCCCTAGGCAAACAATAAATAGCGGTAGGACGGAAGCTGACTCCCTAGGCAAACAATAAAACAATAAATAGCGGTAGGACGGAAGCTGACTCCCTAGGCAAACAATAAATAGCGGTAGGACGGAAGCTGACTCCCTAGGCAACCTGGCAAAACAAGCAAGATTGAGTACTTTTGCtagaagtactcagcaagtatctTAATGTAGAAAAGTTAATAACATGTAAGGTAAATAAAGGAAACTAGGTTTATATGGAGAAAGTTGTTTGTACGCAACGTGTAGCACCATTTAGGCTTTAAAAGGGGTAGTTGTTATTATTATAATAATGTTGTTTTGGTCCTGGAGGGGGAAACAAGCCTCCCCTACCAGTTCCCATATTTTAAATGGCAGCGATCGTCAGGATCTTGCTTATCTCATAAGCACAAGCATCTACCCCCAATTCTCTACTTCATACAAAAGGGTGTGAGTAATCAAAGAGAGCTTTGAGCATGTGAGTTCATGATCGAAAACCTCCGCTATTCAAATAGATTAATTAACGCTCCAGAGCCTGTACACTTTACAATCGGGTAGCCCATACCAAGGCCTTTGGCGGTACTACCCTATGAGACTCATACCCATCGATGTCCATTTCTGGATGACATCCTCTAGCTCCATCCACGAATAACCCGGGGGCGTAAGCAGGGGCTCTTCCACGACAACTCAGAGACACTAATTCGGGAAAATAGATGCATCATAATGTGGCATACAATGTCACCAGGCCAGCACAGCGGCTAGAGTGAGGCCGGTGGAgagcggtggcggtgggttTAGCAACGATGTCAGGCTAGTGCAGAGCAGCCGGCAGAGCGGCGTTGCAGTGTTGGGAGGGTAGCTATGAGCTTGTAGTGCACCTCGACTTCGACCCGTTTTAGCTTTGGGGGACACAGCATAGTGGCGGGTAGAGGCAGCGAGCTCGAGTTCCTACAACCAGCGAGGGAAGTGAGGAGAGGTGGTGCAGGGTGAGGAGAAGGCTGGGAGGAGCTCGCGGTGCGGCTCGGGTGGCGGATAAGGCTAGGGGTGAGCGGATATGCTCGCCGGCCATTCATGGCGGGTGGGTGTGTAGTGCGCCTGTAGAGGCTCTAGCATGGGTGTGACGGGGGCAAGGGAGGCATTCCGTGTATGGTGGAGGAGCCGGGGCGACGTGTCATGACGAGGTGGCTCCAGGGTGCTGCTCGGAGCAGTGAATAGCGGATGGGGTGAGGAGATCAAGGTGACGGCTGTCGCGGCCACGCCGTGGCGTCGTGCATGCAGGCGCGAGCGGCCAGGGTtgtgaggaaggggagggggattCTGAGGCGTGGTCGTGGCAGTATGGCGCACTCATCATGGAACACGGAGGTGGCCGGGGGTGGCGGATCGGGTGGCGTCGTGTATGCCAGTGAGGGTGGATGTACGAGCGAGCATGAGGGGGAAGagagggggaggatgatgacaacgcTGGCATCGCGGGCTAGGCCGGCTGCACTAGCTGGGCCAAACGGACCACTAGGCCGTGCGggaagggaggagaagagaggggGAGGATGACGACAACGCTGGCGTCGCGAGCTAGGCCGGCTGCACTAGCTAGACCAAACGGACCACTAGGCCGTGCtggaagggaggagggaggtggaTCGAGCCGGAGGGCGGTTTGGGTTGAAAGTGAAGCTGTCGGCCTGCTTAGTAACAGGAGAGTTTAATATTTGTTTCGGGGGGTTTTTGATATAGtatgaattcaaatttgagcttagttcaaatttgaaaattgCCTATAAGTTTTGTATCTTTTCCTAAACTCTAGACCACCCAAATGCACTACCATGTGATGTTTATGCTTAATACAAACATGTGTTGAAATAATTTTAATCATTGGGAAGCAAAGAAGAAAATTTTACAAGTCCTCATTTTTGAATGTTTTAAATTTTTAGAATGttacgtactccctccgtttatttTTATAAGGTGTGATATGATATGGCACGGGCTCTCAAATTACGCTTTGACCATTAATTTATGTtgtattatattatttatggttataaacttataatcatttgagaatacatttgattacaaatccaaccatgtcaagtttacatcataaaaataaaaaattattggtTAAATTATTGGCTAAAGATaaaaaagtttgaatcttggtaTGCGTGTACGCATTATAAACATAAATGGAGGGGTATTCGTTTTGGGTTTTTTAGATACACATCTTTTGATATGCAAGTCtacatacatagcaaaagtgatgtatttagaaaagtcaaaacgaatagtaatttgagatggagggagtagaaattAACTGGTGACGACTCAAAGAAAGGTTGATGCCACAAATTCGGAGCCTCAGGATAACTCAAACATGTAATGTACCCGATGAACGCGTTAAGGAAAATCCATCCAGCAGCGTGCCAGTCCATCTCTTTCCACTTCCCCCTACACAAAGGTGAGTGCAAATTAACAAAAATTATGATAAATGCAGCTGTTTGAAACTATATGAATTTCACGTGACGCACCTCTCCCAGAAGAGCGCGAGGGGAAGGATGATGGCGGCGCCGAAGAGGCTCCGGTAGGTGAGGAGTGCGAAGACGAACATGCCACCGCCGATCGCCACCTTTGACAGCAGCACCATCCCCGTGTTGGACAGCTGCAGGaacaccatcgccgccggcgccttccAATCCACCGCCTGCTCCACGTCCGGCGATGGCGCCGCCTTCGCCttcgcctccgccaccacctccacgtCCATCTCAACCGGTGGGTCTTTCTTGCTCCGGGCGATCGTCCTCAATGAGAGCTGGATCGGACTGAGACTGACTGGCACCGGTCGAGAGAGAGATCCTCTGTTAAATGCTCTCCGGCCGATCTCCGGTTCGAGTTTGGAGGAGAAAAAACGGCACGTTTTCCGGGTTTCGCGGCTTCTTCGTTGCGTTGCGTGCTCCCTTCGCCTCCGAAACGAACCGGCAGTTGCGCATGGGATGGGAGCCCATGCCGATCACGCCTTCACGTGTCAGCTTCGGAAAAAAAAACGTTTATTTGCAAATCCTTTCCGGACAGATTTTGAAACACTTCCTTTCAAGACAGATCTCTGCGCAAACATGAAACTAACCATCAGACAGTCAAGCTAGCCAGGACTAGGAGTAACTTCGCGCGGAGATTCAGTTACAAAATTCACCGAAAGAAGtacaaggccttgtttagtccctccaaaatcccaactttggcactatgcaaaaagaagattccccatcacatcaaacttgcggtacatgcatggagtactaaatgtagacgaaattaaaaactaattgcacaattttgttgtactttacgagatgaatcttttgagcctaattagtcaatgtttgaacaataattcacaaatacaaacgaaatgctacagttgcgcatttatggcaaaatcccaactttggcactcccaaattgggaactaaacaagggccaaGACAATCAGCTGATGAAACAACCGAGAAGCAACCACTTGACAATGGAACCAACGCAACGATCTCGAGAAATCAGGCATTCAGAGAGTCCTAGCTTCAAACCCTGAAAAAAAGGCATTCCAaccgaagcattcaacaagaaTTTTAAGCATAATTGACTCTCTACTACAAACTTTCAGCCACAATTACCAACCCATATTTCATTCAGGCGAATTAATTACGTGATTGTTGCCGGTCCAAAAACTGCTTATCTGGTCCTTGAACAATTAGTGATTATATTACTGTTAATCGGATTATCACTGCCTGTTCTTCGTGACCTGCAGTGATAAACCGCCGGTCTTAGAGCTCAAACTAACAGTGACCCGTGTTTCCAGTCTTTAACATCCAAAGTCCAATTATACCAAAGACATGCTTCTCGTGTCAACTCTACACACCTGTGCAGGTGGCACCGAGCAATCACAGACATTGAAGCTGTCCACGAGTAACCTCTAGACTAGAGTTCTAGACATTAGTTTTTCCAAAGGAAAATTAATCCCAAACGAAGTACACTTCCCACATTATTAAATCAAACTCTGCTTACATATCTTTTGCACATATCCCAACTGTATCCCTTTTCAGTTTACAGTAACTGCATACCCATTAACGTGTACACTTTTCAGGTACTTCCTTTGCTTTAGCCCAGAGGAAGATGTAGAGTCCCGCAATCACCATCGTTGTGCCGAGAAGGCTGCAAATTCAGAAGAAAGAAGACAAATATAATACGATCAATCATTACAGAAGGCCATCAGTAGTAGTAAATTAGCTCTTAGTGAAGAACATAATAATTTCAGGAGATTTGCCGAGGTAAATTCAGTTATGATTTTCTTTTCTCGCAAACAATGAAACAAGTATGTTTGTGACCTTGTAATTCCAAAAAGAAAATGTATTGGAGGGAGCATGTGAAGAAATAAATATCTTTTCTGACTGAAATCTGGGAGGGCAAAATGGAGAGAGGGAAAATCATGCAGCTGACCTTCCTACTGTTATGTCATCTCCTATAAAGATTGAGCCCAACACAACAGTGAAGACTACTGATATTGGGCTCAACATTGGAGGGTATGCCGGGCCTCGCTTATCCACAGCCCATGAGTTCAGGCTATACTTTCCTGCTGTTGCAAGTGCTCCCTGggactttttttatttttttattttttattttagtattttgcaaaaatatatagtcggatgaaaaaattgcaaaactaggctATTGTCACCGGCTGagccggcggtaaggcccttccgccggCCCAGCCAGTGACAATGGGTATACCCCTCCGcaccacactttcaaaaaatcataactaattcatatcaactcagaaggagataaactttatataaatttgtagatctcgacgagatctataactttgtagttaaagctttttttatttgatgttatattggtgctcaaataatcgacacaactttcagatctaaaattcaatttttagatctgaaatttttgttgattatttcagcaattaaatggctccaaatgaaaatagtttgaacTATAAAGTTATAAATCTCGTTGAgggctacaattttcatataaagcttatttctatctgagctcgtatgaattagttatcattttttgaaagtgtgctgcccaatttcagatctaaaaattgaattttagatatgaaacttgtgtcgattatttgagaaCCAATgacatcaaataaaaaatatttaactaTAAAGTTGTATATCTCATCAAGAtatacaaattttatataaagtttatctccatccaagttgatatgaattagttatgattttttgaaagtgtggtgCGGAGTGGTGTACCCCTTGTCACCGGCTGGGCTAGCGGTAAGGCCCTTCCACCAGCCCAACCGCCCCTTACCGCCGCCTCGGccggcggaagggccttaccgccggcccagccggcgacaatagcctagttttgcaattttttcatccgactatatagatttttgcaaaatgctaaaataaaaaataaaaaaataaaaaaagttctgcTCCCTGCAACAAAAATATTCATGGTTTCATCTCGTGATAATTTATTTCATTGGAATTTCATATATGCCAGGACTTAAATCATATAATTTCAAACACCAGGGTTATCAGTTACTTCAAACTACGTAAGCTCCAAATTAAGCGACAGCAAACATATGGAAGCAAATTGAGTGTTTAAATAGTAGCATGTTCTCGTTTTCTTTAGTGAGATTCATAAATGAAACCCAAAGTGTAGTTCAAGTTCTTCCTGATAAATTTGAAAAATCTGATATTAACTTACAGAGTACACAATGGTCACAAGGTTTATGTCCCATCCTATCTTCCAAGCATCCTTGTCTCTCTTCAATATTACTCCAGCAACCGCAGTCTGAAAGCCTCCAACCAAGCATGTTGCCATTGACGACCAATACTTGTATGGATACACCTTGAGGACCTTTGACTGCAATCACAGTAGTTCTCAGTTTGTTCATCCAAAGTTCATACATGGTCACAAGGGGGCATGATTACCTGAATTAGGTACCAACAAGCAAACATGAAGCTGCTGGCAACTAACAAAATTGTTCCCCGCAGTTGATGTCTTTCACCTTCCATGTGCTGCTGCTCATTGTGGTGATGAAAAACTGGATTCCACAGATGCAACAACTTTCCCTTGTAAAGGCTGACAAGCATCATGCCTCCGACAGAGAACACAACTCCTGCAACCTTCATCAATCCAGCCATGGTCCTGATTTGCAACGCCTCCATTCTAACGCGTGAACAATGAACATGCATGTCTTCCATGTTATATGCTCCAAGAAAATTTTAGAAGGTGTGGGAGTAAGCTAGAAAAGTATAGAGGCTCTACCTTAAGATGAGGGAAAGGATGAAGGTCGTCAGAGGAATTATGTTCAGAAAGATGGCGGCATATAGGATGTTGTTGTATCTCCAAGACCATAGTAGTATAGGCTCATTGGCACGGCATAGCTTCATGACATTTAAGTGGAGCAGATCAACATATGAGGTGTTTTGGAATCATAAACTACTAAACACTTTAATTGTTGGTATGTGAACACATATATGAAATACGAATATTCAGTTGAAAATATCAAAATACAGAATCAAAatctgttgtgaaggatttctgTTCTACTGGAACAAAAATGATCACTGGGTAGGACTTGTCGTAACTGGGAATTCAAAAATATTACTTATTTAGAACAGCTAGTGAATCAGTGGAGTAGTTGCTTGAAGTCTCAATACATACCCAATGAACGCATTGAGGAAGATCCATCCAGCAGCATTCCAGTTCATCTCTTCCACTTCCCTCTACACAACAGATGAACAAACTACAATTGTTAGGAATGTTTGAAACTAGGAATTTCAGAAGAAACAATTCCTTGAATCATCTAGATCGATAAACATTTGAAGTTCTAAACTGGATATTAGAAATGACAGGTCCTTTGATGTTGCTGGATGCTTTATAATTTATATATGGCCAATCAACTATATACAATATTGTCAGTTGTGCATGTTATGCTTGCTAGCAATCTCTAGGTTGTTTCCCAAGTTTTACCTAGAATTATGTGCAAGCAAAGAATTAAGTATAGAATCAACAAACTTTACTTTGAAGGAACAAATATAATAAGTCATAAATCACTAAGATCTCAACTATATATAGTTAGTTTCTAATGGAGTAGTCAGATGGATCCACCATGCCATATCTCTGTAGCTCCCCTGCACAAGTGCACAATGGTTGAACAATAAACAAGCCAAGTTAGGGATGTTTGAAACTAACAGGAAACAGTTGCTCACTGGATATCTTGCTACTCTTGCTGGAACTCTAGGCTATTGTCTTCCAAATGGACCTGTCTGTACATAACAACTGAAATCTTTTGGGGCTCCAAAATACCTGATTTTGGAGCCATTCAATTCATAAACACCCAGCAGCTCAGATTTGATGAAAGCGAGAGAAATCAACATTATTCAAGTGTTTTTCTGACTAAAATCGGCTTAAATACAAAGATTAGTTCAATTCATGAAACCAAACTTGAGTACCTGACTACTGATCTACATCGACTTTAGATTAAGAAAACCAGTGTGTCTCTAACATAAACTAACTTTAAATAGTTGTGGTTTAGGTATGGACAAAAGGAATTCAGGTTTTAGAAGGCACTAAAATAGCTGTATGCTGGATGGAACCGCCGATGATGGCGGCGCACGCATGGAGGACGAACCTCTCTCGGAGGAGCACGAGGGGGAGGATGATGGCGGCGCCGAAGCGGCTCCGGTAGGCGAGTAGGACGAAGATGAACATGCCGCCGTCGATCGCCACCTTGGACAGCAGCACCatccactactggaaaactaagCATTCGTCCTGAgactcagtaccggttgcattttagcCCGGTACTCATGCTgacattagtaccggacctaacggctagttccctagggcaccaaccggtactaaagggtccacattagtatcggttggtgcccccaaccaCTACTAATGTGCCACCCCCCTTAGCAtcggttgggggcaccaaccggtactaatgtagggcacattagtaccggttgaggccccaacccggtactaatgtggcaccccccatttagtaccgggtgggagcatcaaccgatactaatgtgcatcctttagtaccggttggtgcccccaaccggtactaaattttcacctataaatccatctccttcttcctcctgctcgaGCCATTTACCATAGCtcaagcttcaccctatccatggcgccataggggaggtgctgccggattgaagaccatttcttggggatttcactcattcaagtgttctaaaggttagaaattTCATCCATCCTTGATACAtgtactaagttttatgctgtagagctagagtaatttatgatttttacaataaggtacaatggagaaaattttcatttatatgaatgtgttatttagagctcatatttgtgttttttaaatacatgcaccattttgtataggaaattataggaaattgtagaaaataatgttaacttagaaaaaaattcttgaagtagctGCAATTTAAataaaatcatgttaattcttagaaatgtataaaaataagtgaaaattacatcATGTTAATTTAGCAATTACGTCatgaaattgtaggaaataatgttaatttctcgctaattcaaaaaaaattctatattctatagctaattcaacatttttcctacaatttctaccTAATTCATAT
This genomic window from Setaria viridis chromosome 8, Setaria_viridis_v4.0, whole genome shotgun sequence contains:
- the LOC117833712 gene encoding WAT1-related protein At5g64700 — its product is MDVEVVAEAKAKAAPSPDVEQAVDWKAPAAMVFLQLSNTGMVLLSKVAIGGGMFVFALLTYRSLFGAAIILPLALFWERGKWKEMDWHAAGWIFLNAFIGYAVPMSLYYYGLQDTTASYAIIFLNIIPLTTFILSFVLRMEALHIRSMLGLLKIAGVLLSVGGTMIISLYKGKILHLWNPILHRHNEEDVDVASHHLRGTILLAASSFMFACWYLIQSKVLKVYPYKYWSSMATCLVGGFQTALAGVILRRDKNAWKIGWDINLVTIVYSGALATAGKYSLNSWAVAKKGPSYPPMFSPLSVVFTVVLGSIFIGDDITIGSLIGTILVIVGTYVFLWAKANELPEK